One Qipengyuania aurantiaca genomic region harbors:
- a CDS encoding DUF305 domain-containing protein: MADNQNADHQEHGGGGNYWRFMAMVATSTAIMFGLMYLNTYELDHAFWSETRFWMTFVMGGMMMIVMLLFMWGMYKDKTKNFIILGVGALVFAVALWLVRSQATVNDEEYMSAMIPHHSIAIMTSARAEITDPRVRKLADSIIEAQVKEIAEMKLLIEDIERNGEMGDGEPLPARTTDLTPELLQEAEQAVERPISPEVSDEVTMGE, from the coding sequence ATGGCCGACAACCAGAACGCGGATCACCAAGAGCATGGTGGTGGAGGCAACTACTGGCGCTTCATGGCGATGGTGGCGACTTCGACCGCGATCATGTTCGGCCTGATGTATCTAAACACGTACGAGCTCGATCACGCGTTCTGGAGCGAGACGCGCTTCTGGATGACGTTCGTCATGGGCGGCATGATGATGATCGTCATGCTCCTCTTCATGTGGGGCATGTACAAGGACAAGACCAAGAACTTCATCATCCTGGGCGTAGGCGCGCTGGTCTTTGCCGTTGCACTTTGGCTGGTCCGCAGCCAGGCGACCGTCAACGACGAAGAATACATGTCGGCCATGATCCCTCACCATTCGATCGCAATCATGACGAGTGCGCGGGCTGAGATCACCGATCCACGTGTTCGCAAGCTGGCGGACTCGATTATTGAGGCTCAGGTCAAAGAGATTGCAGAGATGAAGTTGCTGATCGAAGATATCGAACGGAACGGTGAGATGGGCGACGGTGAGCCACTCCCCGCGCGGACGACCGATCTCACACCAGAGCTATTGCAGGAAGCCGAACAGGCGGTCGAGCGTCCTATCAGCCCGGAGGTGAGCGACGAGGTTACGATGGGCGAATAG
- a CDS encoding metal-sensitive transcriptional regulator: protein MSATDGSRIVNRLRRIEGQVRGVAQMIEDDRYCIDVLNQVQAIKAALGRAESEILKRHAACCVAEAIASGDADEQKQKFGELVDLFEKAKR, encoded by the coding sequence GTGTCAGCAACCGATGGTTCCCGCATCGTAAATCGTCTTCGCAGGATCGAGGGACAGGTGCGCGGCGTGGCGCAGATGATCGAGGATGATCGTTACTGCATCGACGTCCTGAACCAGGTCCAGGCGATCAAGGCTGCTCTCGGCCGTGCCGAGAGCGAAATCTTAAAGCGCCATGCGGCTTGCTGCGTGGCTGAAGCGATCGCCAGTGGTGACGCAGATGAACAGAAGCAGAAGTTCGGCGAACTGGTTGACCTTTTCGAGAAGGCCAAGCGGTGA
- a CDS encoding DUF411 domain-containing protein — MSQHRNLTRRPLLPILGTMLLAACTGAAQAASFTMYRDPSCGCCEAWATHMRQRDRHEVATFDHPDMASVKTQNGVPDDLRSCHTMIADRYVIEGHVPAAEVERLLAERPDWVEGLAVAGMPLGSPGMEAGGKVQPYQVIAFGNGRREVFASYP; from the coding sequence ATGAGCCAACACAGAAATCTGACCCGTCGCCCGCTTCTCCCCATACTTGGCACGATGTTGCTCGCAGCCTGTACGGGCGCGGCGCAGGCAGCCAGCTTCACCATGTATCGCGATCCCAGCTGCGGATGCTGCGAAGCCTGGGCCACGCACATGCGGCAGCGCGACCGGCATGAAGTCGCCACATTCGATCACCCCGACATGGCGTCTGTAAAGACGCAGAACGGCGTGCCCGATGACCTTCGTTCGTGTCATACCATGATCGCGGATCGCTACGTCATCGAGGGCCACGTACCCGCCGCCGAAGTCGAGCGTCTGCTCGCGGAAAGACCCGACTGGGTCGAAGGGCTCGCGGTCGCCGGTATGCCGCTCGGGTCGCCCGGCATGGAAGCGGGGGGCAAAGTGCAACCCTATCAGGTCATAGCGTTCGGCAACGGTCGCCGCGAGGTGTTCGCGTCCTATCCCTGA
- a CDS encoding Crp/Fnr family transcriptional regulator, whose translation MQADDPTNEINFCQACSVRNRAICADLDDQEIALLNKIGRRRRLAPGETLLWEGDEAVFVANVVSGALKLFTQTSDGREQILGLAYPSDFLGRPFGEVSPYSVEALGESIVCVFQRSDFERFAEEHGRLEHKLLERTLGELDRTRRWMLLLGRMNAEERLAALLLEIASRTVLATCENTSRKLPDEFELPMSRQQIADILGLTIETVSRQFTKFREEGVIEIQGRRDITIRKRDALEMLAA comes from the coding sequence ATGCAGGCCGATGATCCGACAAACGAAATCAATTTCTGTCAGGCTTGTTCCGTCCGAAACCGCGCGATCTGCGCCGACCTGGACGACCAAGAGATAGCGCTGTTGAACAAGATCGGGCGCAGAAGGCGTCTGGCGCCCGGAGAAACCCTTTTGTGGGAAGGCGACGAAGCCGTCTTTGTCGCCAACGTGGTTTCCGGTGCGCTGAAGCTCTTCACCCAGACGAGTGATGGCCGGGAACAGATCCTCGGGCTCGCCTATCCATCCGATTTCCTCGGTCGTCCCTTCGGCGAGGTTTCTCCCTACAGCGTAGAAGCTCTGGGCGAATCAATCGTCTGCGTCTTTCAGCGATCGGATTTCGAGCGCTTTGCCGAGGAGCATGGGCGGCTGGAGCACAAGTTGCTTGAACGAACGCTGGGGGAGCTCGACAGAACTCGACGCTGGATGTTGCTTCTGGGGCGGATGAACGCCGAAGAAAGGCTCGCCGCTCTGTTGCTGGAAATCGCCTCACGAACAGTCTTGGCCACTTGTGAGAATACGAGCCGGAAATTGCCTGACGAGTTCGAGCTTCCGATGTCGCGCCAGCAAATCGCGGATATTCTCGGCCTCACGATCGAGACGGTAAGCCGCCAGTTCACAAAGTTCCGCGAAGAAGGCGTGATCGAAATACAAGGCCGCCGTGACATCACCATTCGCAAGCGTGACGCTCTCGAGATGCTGGCTGCATAG
- a CDS encoding Crp/Fnr family transcriptional regulator has protein sequence MSDNDFQRLFAAILDLGLPKSMASRLRAFGREIDVKCGTVAEFDETSDRFIVFVAKGVAKLVGHLGNDREQIVALVLTNDLIMQSRTGTVPYFLYGITDCRLLAFPADAFIRTVAADPDIAKAIFDRMFVAFDQSRDMSVLLGRKTAQERVASFLSSMADRIGNEDENAGLLSLPISRREIADSLGLTIETVSRQFTELRQLGVIDTNGRSEVKILDRLRIRKLAALPL, from the coding sequence TTGTCCGACAATGATTTTCAGCGCCTTTTCGCTGCCATACTCGATTTGGGTCTGCCAAAATCGATGGCATCACGCCTTCGCGCATTTGGCCGTGAAATCGACGTCAAATGCGGCACGGTCGCCGAGTTCGATGAGACCAGCGATAGGTTCATTGTGTTTGTCGCGAAGGGCGTTGCGAAACTAGTCGGACATCTGGGAAACGATCGAGAGCAGATCGTCGCATTAGTGCTGACAAACGATCTCATCATGCAATCCCGGACGGGAACCGTGCCATATTTCCTATACGGCATCACCGATTGTCGCCTGCTTGCCTTCCCAGCGGATGCTTTCATCCGAACCGTAGCGGCCGATCCTGACATAGCGAAGGCGATTTTCGACCGTATGTTCGTCGCGTTCGATCAATCCCGAGACATGTCAGTGCTCCTCGGCCGCAAGACCGCTCAGGAACGCGTTGCCAGTTTCCTGTCATCGATGGCTGATCGCATCGGGAACGAAGATGAGAATGCAGGATTGCTGAGTCTCCCGATATCACGACGTGAAATCGCCGATAGTCTTGGGTTGACCATCGAAACGGTCAGTCGACAGTTCACCGAGCTGCGGCAACTTGGTGTCATAGACACGAATGGAAGGTCCGAAGTCAAAATTCTCGATCGGCTTCGCATTCGGAAACTGGCAGCCCTTCCTCTCTGA
- a CDS encoding copper resistance system multicopper oxidase has protein sequence MSQLLVSRRRLIGAGALGAGALALPAWARGADLHGGGSIRPGFDAVSGRDIALTIGEGPRVVQGRRGHAVAVNGSVPGPLVRLREGQPVRLAVTNTLDEDSSIHWHGLLLPFQFDGVPGVSFPGIKPGETFVYDIPALRQHGTYWWHSHSGLQEQAGHYGPIVVEPSGPDAVQADRDYVLLLSDFTPLHPHTIMDKLKKGEGYFNYQQNTWTDDYPLSGEDRRMWARMRMMATDILDVTGSTYTYLANGRGPEEGLEFLFNPGERVRLRVINGSAMTFFNVRIPGVKFWVVGADGQNVRPVEVEEFQIGTAETYDIVVEPTGEARTIVAESMDRSGMAVATLASRPGARAPIPPLRDPPLLTMADMGMSHGSGGMDHGSGDMAGMDHTAMGHDMSSQGATPDPMSGMDMSGMNMRDTSLLPPSVKVGPGIDMVSMNPVDRMGDPGLGLDDVPHKVLNYKDLVALEPNDDLRRPSRQMEIHLTGNMERYMWSFDGKKFTAVSDDPIRFAYNERVRVKLVNDTMMAHPIHLHGHFFELVNGAPADRQPQKHTVIVQPSGSATFDLTADEQGDWAFHCHLLYHMHSGMFQIVTVAKPPSAPDVKRVGED, from the coding sequence ATGTCTCAATTGCTGGTTTCCCGTCGAAGACTGATTGGAGCAGGAGCGCTTGGCGCAGGTGCACTGGCCTTGCCCGCCTGGGCACGCGGTGCCGATCTGCACGGCGGTGGATCGATCCGCCCTGGCTTCGACGCGGTGTCAGGCCGCGACATTGCCCTGACAATCGGCGAAGGCCCGCGCGTCGTGCAGGGCCGCCGCGGACACGCAGTCGCCGTGAACGGTAGCGTGCCCGGTCCGCTGGTGCGCCTGCGCGAAGGTCAGCCGGTTCGCCTCGCGGTCACGAACACTCTTGATGAGGACAGCTCGATCCATTGGCATGGCCTGCTGCTGCCGTTCCAGTTCGATGGCGTCCCTGGCGTCAGCTTCCCCGGGATTAAGCCGGGTGAGACCTTCGTCTACGACATCCCTGCGCTTCGCCAGCACGGCACCTACTGGTGGCACAGCCATTCGGGACTGCAGGAACAGGCGGGGCATTACGGGCCGATCGTGGTCGAACCCTCCGGCCCGGACGCGGTGCAGGCAGACCGCGATTACGTGCTGCTGCTGAGCGATTTCACCCCGCTCCACCCGCACACCATCATGGACAAGCTGAAGAAGGGCGAAGGCTACTTCAATTACCAGCAGAACACTTGGACCGACGACTATCCGCTCTCTGGCGAAGACCGGCGGATGTGGGCGCGCATGCGCATGATGGCGACCGACATCCTGGACGTGACGGGCTCGACTTACACCTATCTCGCCAACGGACGCGGCCCGGAAGAGGGTCTCGAGTTCCTATTTAATCCCGGCGAGCGGGTGCGGCTGCGCGTCATCAACGGCAGCGCGATGACCTTCTTCAACGTCCGCATTCCCGGGGTGAAGTTCTGGGTGGTTGGCGCCGATGGGCAAAACGTGCGCCCGGTCGAGGTCGAGGAGTTCCAGATCGGCACGGCGGAGACCTACGACATCGTTGTCGAGCCGACCGGTGAGGCGCGGACAATCGTGGCCGAGAGCATGGACCGGTCGGGCATGGCGGTGGCGACCCTCGCCTCGCGTCCCGGCGCGCGGGCTCCTATCCCGCCCTTGCGCGATCCGCCGCTTCTGACGATGGCGGACATGGGTATGAGCCACGGGTCGGGTGGAATGGACCATGGCAGCGGCGACATGGCCGGCATGGATCATACGGCCATGGGCCATGACATGTCATCGCAGGGTGCGACCCCCGATCCGATGTCCGGAATGGATATGAGCGGCATGAACATGCGCGACACGTCCCTGCTGCCGCCCAGTGTGAAGGTCGGCCCCGGTATCGACATGGTGTCGATGAATCCGGTCGATCGCATGGGCGATCCTGGCCTTGGGCTGGACGACGTGCCGCACAAAGTCCTGAACTACAAAGATCTTGTCGCGCTCGAACCGAACGACGATCTGCGCCGCCCGTCACGACAAATGGAGATTCATCTGACCGGCAATATGGAGCGCTACATGTGGTCGTTCGACGGCAAGAAGTTCACCGCCGTGAGCGACGATCCGATCCGCTTCGCCTATAACGAACGCGTGCGGGTCAAACTCGTCAACGACACGATGATGGCGCACCCGATCCACCTGCACGGCCATTTCTTCGAACTGGTCAACGGCGCGCCTGCCGATCGCCAGCCGCAGAAGCACACGGTGATCGTCCAGCCCAGCGGCAGCGCGACCTTCGACCTCACCGCCGACGAACAGGGCGACTGGGCCTTCCACTGCCATCTGCTCTACCACATGCATTCGGGCATGTTTCAGATCGTGACCGTCGCCAAGCCGCCTTCGGCACCCGATGTGAAGCGGGTGGGAGAAGACTGA
- a CDS encoding potassium channel family protein translates to MIPATAIGISLFIASLILHLAMLRLAKKLSPPGLAPTGLRLTGGSLLVLISHMMVAVVFAAGFAWATSLGLGGFAKEPAMSRMDYYYFALITVTTVGLGDIYPTDHLRVIAGIASLTGFILISCTAQYVYKTMSQQED, encoded by the coding sequence ATGATCCCGGCAACGGCAATCGGGATTTCACTCTTTATTGCGTCACTGATCTTGCACCTGGCCATGCTGAGACTTGCGAAGAAGCTTTCACCGCCGGGGCTTGCGCCGACCGGTTTGCGGCTGACGGGCGGATCATTGCTCGTTCTCATCAGCCACATGATGGTAGCCGTTGTTTTCGCGGCCGGTTTTGCATGGGCCACCTCGCTCGGTCTTGGCGGGTTCGCCAAGGAACCGGCCATGTCGCGCATGGATTACTATTACTTCGCCCTGATCACCGTGACGACAGTGGGCCTGGGCGACATCTATCCAACCGATCACCTTAGGGTGATTGCGGGCATCGCGTCGCTAACGGGCTTCATCCTGATCAGCTGCACAGCCCAGTACGTATACAAGACGATGAGCCAACAGGAGGATTGA
- a CDS encoding heavy metal translocating P-type ATPase: MSCCDTHHAGKGQGEATAIDPVCGMSVTIEGATHIAEHDGATHYFCSVRCKDKFVSDPEHYLSGAHLKQVEDVPEGTIYTCPMHPEIRQVGPGSCPICGMALEPETVSLEDGPDPELVDMTRRFWVSALFTMPLFVYAMSDMVPWISFDRLIEPARAQWAQLALATPVVLWGGWPFFVRAWQSLRTRNLNMFTLIGFGVAIAFLFSLIATLLPGIFPPAFRDHSGRVGVYYEAAAVITTLVLLGQVLELRARGSTSSALRALLELAPPTALKIFGSGGEREVSLDQLASGDLLRVRPGDKVPVDGEVTEGASAIDESMISGEPLPVSKKAGDQVIGGTVNQTGGFVMRAGAVGKDTMLSKIVQMVAEAQRSRAPIQRLADQVAAWFVPSVVVIAVVTFIVWAVWGPFPALAYALVNAIAVLIIACPCALGLATPMSIMTGTGKGAQHGILIRNAEALETLEKIDTLVVDKTGTLTMGKPDLVAVTPRVGLDEAGFLSAVAAVEAGSEHPLAHAIVEGAKARGVAFEAASDLSSTTGEGVEARVGPRKVAIGNEKLMRRLGIDDAEWLASGEAGRSQGQTVMFVAIDGAPAGLIAVADPIKPTSAAAIRALHERGIEVVMLTGDSRATAEAVARQLGIDEVEANVSPEDKHRKVEALKASGKRVAMAGDGINDAPALAAADVGIAMGTGTDVAIESAGVTLVRGDLTGALQAIVLSRATMRNIRQNLVFAFGYNALGIPVAAGVLFPAFGLLLNPMIAAAAMSLSSVSVIANALRLRGLKLPTLSEGRP; this comes from the coding sequence ATGAGCTGTTGCGACACCCACCACGCAGGCAAAGGCCAAGGTGAAGCTACCGCCATCGACCCGGTCTGCGGCATGAGCGTGACGATCGAGGGTGCTACGCATATCGCCGAGCACGACGGCGCGACCCATTACTTCTGTTCGGTGCGGTGCAAGGACAAGTTCGTCAGCGATCCGGAACATTATCTATCCGGAGCGCATCTCAAGCAGGTCGAGGACGTTCCGGAAGGGACGATTTACACCTGTCCCATGCATCCCGAGATCCGGCAGGTAGGACCGGGAAGCTGCCCCATCTGCGGAATGGCTCTGGAGCCTGAGACGGTCAGCCTCGAGGATGGACCCGATCCCGAACTCGTCGACATGACGCGCCGGTTCTGGGTCAGCGCGCTCTTCACCATGCCGTTGTTCGTTTATGCGATGAGCGACATGGTGCCCTGGATCAGCTTCGACCGGCTGATCGAACCGGCACGCGCGCAATGGGCGCAGCTGGCGCTCGCCACACCAGTGGTTCTGTGGGGCGGGTGGCCGTTTTTCGTGCGGGCGTGGCAGTCGCTCAGGACCCGCAACCTCAACATGTTTACGCTGATCGGCTTCGGCGTGGCGATCGCGTTTCTGTTCAGTCTCATCGCGACGCTCCTGCCCGGCATATTCCCACCCGCGTTCCGCGATCACTCAGGCCGAGTCGGCGTCTATTACGAGGCGGCGGCTGTCATTACGACTCTGGTGCTGCTGGGCCAGGTGCTCGAACTCAGGGCGCGGGGCTCGACCTCGAGCGCGCTGCGTGCACTGCTCGAACTTGCGCCGCCGACCGCGCTCAAGATCTTCGGCAGCGGAGGTGAGCGCGAAGTGTCGCTCGACCAATTGGCAAGCGGTGACCTGCTCCGCGTCCGCCCCGGTGACAAGGTGCCGGTCGATGGCGAAGTGACCGAAGGTGCGAGCGCGATCGACGAGTCAATGATCAGCGGTGAGCCATTGCCCGTGTCCAAGAAGGCCGGCGACCAGGTTATCGGCGGAACGGTAAACCAGACGGGCGGCTTCGTTATGCGAGCGGGCGCGGTTGGCAAGGACACGATGCTGTCCAAGATCGTCCAGATGGTCGCCGAAGCTCAGCGCAGCCGCGCACCGATTCAGCGTCTGGCCGATCAGGTCGCGGCCTGGTTCGTGCCTTCGGTGGTCGTGATCGCGGTCGTTACCTTTATCGTCTGGGCGGTCTGGGGGCCATTCCCCGCGCTTGCCTATGCGCTGGTCAACGCGATCGCCGTTCTCATCATTGCCTGCCCATGCGCGCTCGGCCTCGCAACGCCGATGTCGATCATGACCGGGACCGGCAAGGGCGCCCAGCACGGCATCCTCATTCGCAACGCCGAGGCACTTGAGACGCTCGAAAAGATCGACACGCTGGTGGTCGACAAGACGGGCACTCTCACCATGGGGAAGCCTGATCTCGTCGCCGTCACTCCCCGAGTGGGCCTGGACGAGGCCGGGTTCCTTTCCGCCGTCGCCGCGGTCGAAGCGGGGAGCGAGCATCCGCTCGCCCATGCAATAGTTGAAGGCGCCAAGGCGCGAGGCGTGGCGTTCGAGGCAGCGTCTGATTTGTCGTCGACTACCGGCGAGGGTGTCGAGGCGCGCGTAGGCCCGCGCAAGGTCGCCATTGGCAACGAGAAACTGATGCGGCGGCTCGGTATCGATGATGCGGAATGGCTCGCGTCCGGAGAAGCCGGACGCTCTCAAGGCCAGACCGTGATGTTCGTGGCCATCGATGGCGCACCGGCAGGGCTGATCGCGGTCGCCGATCCGATCAAGCCGACCAGCGCTGCGGCCATTCGGGCGCTGCACGAGCGCGGGATCGAAGTGGTCATGCTGACCGGCGATAGCCGCGCCACCGCCGAAGCCGTGGCCCGCCAACTCGGCATCGATGAGGTCGAGGCAAACGTCTCGCCCGAGGACAAGCATCGCAAGGTCGAGGCGCTCAAGGCCTCCGGTAAGCGTGTCGCAATGGCAGGGGACGGCATCAACGACGCGCCAGCGCTGGCGGCTGCGGATGTCGGCATTGCAATGGGAACCGGCACCGATGTCGCAATCGAAAGCGCCGGTGTCACGCTGGTCCGCGGCGACCTGACCGGTGCGCTCCAGGCTATCGTGCTGTCGCGCGCCACCATGCGCAATATTCGCCAAAACCTCGTATTCGCGTTCGGTTACAATGCGCTCGGCATACCGGTGGCGGCGGGCGTGCTGTTTCCCGCCTTTGGCCTTCTTCTCAATCCGATGATCGCCGCCGCGGCCATGAGCCTCTCGTCGGTGTCGGTCATCGCCAATGCCCTGCGTCTTCGTGGGCTCAAACTTCCAACCTTGAGCGAAGGTCGGCCATGA
- a CDS encoding NnrS family protein — translation MMPTNTERLELRRRRMAESPPILRGGFRPFFLGAAAWAITALAVWLTVFFGFVPFELLDNPLAWHRHEMLFGFVGAAIAGFVLTAVPNWTGRLPIAGGPLAALFAIWLVGRLLPFASSDHNPILILVDGGFYLLLASLLAREIIQSRNRNLPVVAIVLLFGAAGILDRLEMAGSLDSSLGWRAGLSLVVLLIAIIGGRIIPSFTRNWLSSIGAREPLPAQPRTWDKLIIALTAAALLAWLSTPSSLVSSVLLSSASAAHFFRLSKWQGWRCCSNALVWILHLGYIWLPVGLLLLAVAQVEITSETAGIHALSTGAMATMILAVMSRASLGHTGRALIASREITASYILITVAAVTRVQAALSIGDGRVALAVAGAAWFGAFGLFLFRYGPILCAPRLDENTKEGQA, via the coding sequence ATGATGCCTACCAATACTGAAAGACTGGAACTGCGCCGGAGACGAATGGCGGAAAGCCCGCCTATCCTGCGCGGTGGCTTCAGACCATTCTTCCTCGGTGCCGCAGCTTGGGCCATAACCGCCCTCGCGGTATGGCTGACCGTGTTTTTTGGCTTCGTGCCGTTCGAACTTCTCGACAATCCGCTCGCATGGCACCGTCATGAAATGCTGTTCGGCTTTGTCGGTGCAGCAATCGCGGGATTTGTGCTTACAGCAGTTCCGAACTGGACGGGGCGGCTGCCCATTGCAGGTGGTCCCTTGGCCGCACTTTTCGCAATATGGCTCGTCGGAAGACTTCTTCCGTTCGCATCGTCCGACCATAATCCCATACTCATTCTCGTCGATGGAGGCTTCTATCTCCTTCTGGCATCCCTCCTCGCACGCGAGATAATTCAGAGCAGGAACCGCAATCTGCCTGTCGTCGCGATCGTCCTCCTTTTTGGAGCCGCCGGTATTTTAGACCGGCTCGAGATGGCAGGTTCGTTAGATTCTTCGCTTGGATGGCGCGCCGGACTCAGTCTCGTCGTCCTATTAATCGCCATCATCGGCGGACGGATTATCCCGAGCTTTACGCGCAATTGGCTATCCTCCATCGGCGCTCGTGAACCATTGCCGGCTCAGCCCCGCACGTGGGACAAGCTGATTATCGCGCTGACAGCCGCCGCGCTTCTGGCGTGGCTTAGCACACCGTCCAGCTTAGTAAGTTCGGTGCTTCTATCGAGCGCTTCCGCTGCCCATTTTTTCCGCCTGTCGAAATGGCAGGGCTGGCGGTGCTGCTCCAACGCTCTGGTGTGGATCCTGCACTTGGGATACATCTGGCTGCCGGTGGGACTCTTGCTTCTCGCCGTTGCCCAAGTCGAGATCACATCAGAGACAGCGGGTATCCACGCCCTGTCGACAGGAGCGATGGCAACGATGATCCTCGCTGTCATGAGCAGAGCCAGCTTAGGGCATACCGGCCGAGCGCTCATCGCCAGTCGGGAGATCACCGCCTCATACATCCTCATCACGGTTGCGGCTGTTACGCGGGTTCAGGCAGCCCTCTCCATCGGCGACGGTCGGGTAGCACTGGCAGTTGCTGGAGCGGCTTGGTTCGGAGCGTTCGGCCTCTTTCTTTTCCGATACGGACCGATCCTGTGCGCGCCGCGACTCGATGAGAACACGAAGGAGGGTCAGGCATGA